One stretch of Thermococcus sp. DNA includes these proteins:
- a CDS encoding DHH family phosphoesterase: protein MHLIVHHWDTDGITSAALLVKALKLKEFTNMTAPIGDFRFDERIWNAIEKANILYVLDFNVPNEVERVRIPTLFIDHHNQGRIKNPLVGQVNPSLKGEYYPSCSLVVSEYFNVFNAWSALGAVGDIGEKAFELDVVRKLLKKEGLSQSEALRLVELIDSNYIAMDRKAVEDAVRVLLENNTKDLLEYEPWLKKAEAIREAIEKALSDAEERNGFAFVEFESPFNIISKVARKLVWELNYRGAIVVNENFHGKAQMYFRISPEEAERIDMEGIIARLKALGTNSGGKREVVGCVCGRNKIRNALRIIEEYLG, encoded by the coding sequence ATGCACCTCATAGTTCACCACTGGGATACGGACGGGATAACCTCAGCGGCGCTTCTCGTGAAGGCCCTTAAACTGAAGGAGTTCACGAACATGACGGCACCGATAGGCGACTTCAGGTTTGACGAGAGAATATGGAACGCTATCGAGAAGGCCAATATACTCTACGTCCTCGACTTCAACGTGCCGAACGAGGTCGAGAGGGTGAGAATTCCGACGCTCTTCATAGACCACCACAATCAGGGAAGGATTAAGAACCCGCTCGTGGGGCAGGTCAATCCTTCTCTTAAGGGCGAATACTATCCGTCATGCTCGCTCGTCGTCTCGGAGTATTTCAACGTCTTCAACGCGTGGAGCGCCCTCGGCGCCGTTGGAGACATCGGCGAGAAGGCTTTCGAGCTGGATGTTGTTAGGAAGCTCCTCAAGAAAGAAGGCCTATCGCAGTCGGAAGCCCTAAGGCTGGTGGAACTAATAGACTCCAACTACATCGCGATGGACAGAAAAGCGGTGGAGGATGCAGTAAGGGTTCTCCTTGAGAACAATACTAAAGACCTCCTCGAATACGAGCCTTGGCTCAAGAAAGCGGAAGCGATAAGAGAGGCCATAGAAAAAGCCCTCTCGGATGCCGAGGAGAGGAACGGCTTTGCCTTTGTGGAATTTGAGAGTCCCTTCAACATCATCTCAAAGGTCGCGAGAAAGCTCGTCTGGGAGTTAAACTACCGTGGAGCCATTGTTGTCAATGAGAACTTCCACGGAAAGGCCCAGATGTACTTCAGGATCTCCCCGGAAGAGGCCGAGAGGATAGATATGGAGGGGATTATCGCCAGGCTTAAAGCCTTAGGCACGAACTCCGGGGGGAAGAGGGAAGTTGTAGGTTGCGTCTGCGGGAGGAATAAAATCAGGAATGCGCTCAGAATCATTGAGGAATATCTGGGGTGA
- a CDS encoding alkaline phosphatase family protein encodes MEFERKVREGMAETKKLFVIGLDSAPPELLFGKFYDELPNMRRLIERSIHGPMKTGIPAITIPMWMVMVTGKTPGELGLYGFRHRKGYSYTEYWIAHSKKVKEPTLWDHLGETGRKSIIVGVPPTYPPKPIKGHLVSCFITPDASVDYTYPKELKGEIERLVGEYIFDVPFRKEAKDEVKEGLWEMTEKRFEVIRYLLQEKDWDYFHFVEIGLDRVHHAFWRYFDPNHHLYPGKGNKYETVIPDYWKLLDKEIGKTLKLIDLDETAVMIVSDHGIKGMHGNFAVNQWLAEEGLLKMRNPEVLHDGKVKRFEQVKIDWKETTAWGWGGYYSRIFLNVKGRELFGKVPKSKFEEVRDEVAELIRSIRGPNGEKWDNRVYYPEDIYPVTRGSKPDIMVYFDNLNWRAAGTVGHPTNYLPENDTGPDDANHSEVGVFSLYLPGLDEEKGTQLTIYDVAPTVLTLFGLREKAEELRGRSIL; translated from the coding sequence ATGGAGTTTGAGAGGAAGGTTAGGGAAGGTATGGCCGAAACAAAGAAGCTCTTCGTTATAGGTCTCGATTCCGCTCCGCCGGAGCTGCTCTTCGGAAAGTTCTACGACGAACTGCCAAACATGAGGAGGCTCATCGAGCGCTCCATCCACGGGCCGATGAAGACGGGGATTCCCGCGATAACGATTCCGATGTGGATGGTCATGGTTACAGGGAAGACACCGGGCGAGCTCGGTCTCTACGGCTTCAGACACAGGAAGGGCTACAGCTACACGGAATACTGGATTGCCCACAGTAAAAAGGTGAAGGAACCGACCCTGTGGGATCATCTTGGCGAAACGGGGAGGAAATCGATAATAGTCGGCGTCCCGCCGACCTATCCGCCGAAGCCGATCAAAGGCCACCTCGTCAGCTGCTTCATAACGCCCGATGCCAGCGTTGACTACACCTACCCTAAGGAGCTTAAGGGGGAGATTGAGCGTTTGGTTGGCGAGTACATCTTCGACGTCCCGTTCAGGAAAGAGGCCAAAGATGAAGTTAAGGAAGGCCTCTGGGAGATGACGGAGAAGAGGTTTGAGGTCATCAGATACCTCCTCCAAGAGAAGGACTGGGACTACTTCCACTTCGTCGAGATAGGCTTGGATAGAGTTCACCACGCCTTCTGGAGATACTTCGACCCCAACCACCACCTCTATCCGGGAAAAGGAAACAAGTACGAGACCGTCATTCCAGACTACTGGAAGCTCCTAGACAAAGAAATTGGAAAGACGCTAAAGCTGATAGACCTAGACGAAACCGCTGTCATGATAGTCTCTGACCACGGAATCAAGGGGATGCACGGCAACTTCGCCGTCAACCAGTGGCTCGCCGAGGAGGGCCTGCTGAAGATGAGGAACCCTGAGGTTCTGCACGATGGTAAGGTGAAGCGCTTCGAGCAGGTAAAGATTGACTGGAAGGAGACGACAGCATGGGGCTGGGGAGGCTACTACTCAAGGATCTTCCTCAACGTGAAGGGCAGGGAACTCTTCGGGAAAGTTCCCAAGAGCAAATTCGAAGAAGTTAGGGACGAGGTTGCCGAGCTTATACGCTCCATAAGGGGGCCGAACGGCGAGAAGTGGGACAACCGTGTTTACTATCCCGAGGACATCTATCCCGTCACAAGGGGCAGCAAGCCGGACATAATGGTCTACTTCGACAACCTGAACTGGCGCGCGGCAGGAACCGTTGGGCATCCAACCAACTACCTGCCGGAGAACGACACCGGCCCGGACGACGCCAACCACTCCGAGGTTGGGGTCTTCTCCCTCTACCTGCCCGGGCTGGATGAGGAGAAGGGGACACAGCTCACAATCTATGACGTTGCTCCAACAGTGCTCACCCTCTTCGGCCTGAGGGAGAAGGCTGAAGAGCTCAGAGGGAGGAGTATCCTCTAA
- a CDS encoding DUF4258 domain-containing protein, with the protein MEIRFIPHALERLRERRIPKELIEETLSSPDTVLEGYCGRRVAQKHLNGKLIRVIYEEETDGVLVVITAYVTSKVKKHGGEER; encoded by the coding sequence ATGGAAATTAGGTTCATTCCCCATGCACTGGAGAGACTTAGGGAAAGGAGAATACCAAAAGAACTCATAGAAGAAACGCTCTCAAGCCCTGACACTGTTTTAGAGGGATACTGCGGCAGGAGAGTCGCTCAGAAACACCTAAACGGTAAACTGATAAGGGTTATCTACGAAGAGGAAACGGATGGGGTGTTAGTAGTTATTACAGCCTACGTAACGTCAAAAGTCAAAAAACATGGAGGTGAGGAAAGGTGA
- a CDS encoding DUF2283 domain-containing protein: MRISYDPKHDVMYIKFSDAKIVETIEVEEGVIIDYGENGEIVGIEIINASMRTHSYPLNEITVKIEEATVH; the protein is encoded by the coding sequence GTGAGGATATCCTACGATCCCAAGCACGATGTCATGTACATAAAGTTCTCCGACGCAAAGATTGTCGAGACCATTGAGGTAGAAGAAGGTGTGATAATAGACTACGGCGAGAACGGGGAGATAGTAGGCATAGAAATAATCAACGCCTCTATGAGAACTCATTCGTATCCTTTAAACGAAATAACTGTGAAGATCGAAGAGGCCACAGTCCATTAA